The following coding sequences lie in one Arachis hypogaea cultivar Tifrunner chromosome 9, arahy.Tifrunner.gnm2.J5K5, whole genome shotgun sequence genomic window:
- the LOC112709993 gene encoding pentatricopeptide repeat-containing protein At5g19020, mitochondrial-like produces the protein MWSALSWIFKCRNIETPIIGKAVGFAKFYTSIAEEDPMLSLMFHLMWVFNSKNLRLKFFPQTLKWVSTSATKAPPSEDPQHFVRIFFNARQNHNHYECELALVSALKCCSSFSAAPLGRQFHSLVVKLGFHSNTFIRNSLISMYSKCGSLFDAQLLFKACPTLDHVSCNIMVSGYMRASQIGYARQLFDIMPGKGFVSYTTMIMGLVKNGCFGDALEVFKDMMDHSVVPNEVTLVNVVSACLHFGEIWNCRMVHALIIKLVVEGQVVVSTNLMHAYCGCLGLGEARRLFDEMPEPNLVSWNVILNGYSKAGHLEMTKELFERILDKDVVSWGTMIDCCIQTTCLHEALVMYRAMLQNGIGPNEVMVVNLVSACGRETAVSEGRQLHGTVVKKGFDCYNFIQTTIIYFYSSCGMMDLANLQFEVGVKDHLKSWNALIAGFIKNKMMEQARQIFEELPERDAFSWSTMIAGYAQTEQPRMALDLFHKMIASGLKPNEVTMVGVFSAIATLGALNEGRWAHEYTTSECIPLNDNLCAAMIDMYAKCGSINTALQFFNQIRDIVSSMSAWNAIICGLASHGHASMCLEVFSDLHRYGIKPNPITFIGVLSACCHAGLVDHGQRIFRSMKSVYNVEPDIKHYGCMVDLLGRAGLLEEAEELIRSMPIKADAVIWGTLLAACRTHGNVDIGERAAQSLAGVAPSHGGGKVLLSNIYADAGRWEDVSLVRRVLWSQRMERMPGFSGVVR, from the coding sequence ATGTGGTCCGCTTTGTCATGGATATTCAAATGCCGTAACATTGAAACACCAATCATCGGTAAAGCAGTTGGATTTGCCAAATTCTACACAAGTATTGCAGAGGAAGATCCAATGTTGAGTTTAATGTTTCACCTCATGTGGGTCTTCAATTCTAAGAATCTCAGACTAAAATTCTTCCCTCAAACACTTAAATGGGTTTCCACTTCAGCCACCAAAGCCCCTCCTTCAGAAGACCCACAACACTTCGTTCGTATTTTCTTCAATGCAAGACAAAACCACAACCACTACGAATGCGAGCTTGCACTTGTTTCCGCTCTCAAGTGTTGTTCCTCATTCTCCGCCGCTCCGTTGGGCCGCCAGTTCCACTCCTTGGTCGTCAAACTCGGATTCCATTCCAACACCTTCATTCGTAACAGCTTGATCAGCATGTACTCTAAATGCGGCTCCTTGTTCGATGCCCAGTTGCTCTTTAAGGCTTGTCCTACGTTGGACCATGTTTCTTGTAATATCATGGTGTCTGGGTACATGAGAGCTAGCCAAATTGGCTATGCCCGCCAACTGTTTGACATAATGCCTGGTAAAGGTTTTGTATCCTATACCACCATGATAATGGGTCTTGTTAAAAATGGTTGCTTTGGGGATGCCCTTGAAGTTTTTAAGGACATGATGGATCACAGTGTGGTCCCTAATGAGGTCACTTTGGTGAATGTAGTGTCTGCTTGCTTACATTTTGGTGAGATATGGAACTGCCGGATGGTTCACGCATTGATTATTAAGTTGGTTGTTGAGGGGCAGGTAGTTGTCTCGACTAATTTGATGCATGCTTATTGTGGTTGTTTGGGTTTAGGAGAAGCGAGGAGGCTGTTTGATGAGATGCCTGAGCCTAATTTGGTGTCCTGGAATGTGATTTTGAATGGGTATTCAAAGGCGGGGCATCTTGAGATGACCAAGGAGTTGTTTGAGAGGATTCTTGATAAGGATGTTGTTTCTTGGGGGACGATGATCGATTGTTGCATCCAAACAACTTGTTTGCATGAAGCTTTGGTGATGTATCGTGCAATGCTTCAGAATGGAATAGGGCCTAATGAAGTCATGGTTGTGAATTTGGTTTCAGCATGTGGTCGTGAGACAGCAGTCAGCGAAGGTCGGCAATTGCATGGAACAGTTGTTAAAAAAGGATTTGACTGTTACAATTTCATACAGACTACGATCATCTATTTTTATTCATCTTGTGGGATGATGGACCTTGCCAATTTACAATTTGAAGTGGGTGTAAAGGATCACCTAAAATCGTGGAATGCTCTTATTGCTggattcataaaaaataaaatgatggaGCAGGCAAGGCAAATCTTTGAAGAGTTGCCCGAAAGAGACGCATTTTCGTGGAGTACAATGATTGCTGGCTATGCACAAACTGAACAACCAAGAATGGCTCTTGATCTCTTCCACAAAATGATAGCTAGTGGGCTCAAACCAAatgaagttaccatggtgggtgtATTTTCCGCAATTGCCACTCTAGGTGCATTGAATGAAGGAAGATGGGCCCATGAGTACACTACTAGTGAATGCATTCCTTTGAATGACAATTTATGTGCAGCCATGATTGATATGTATGCAAAATGCGGGAGCATCAACACCGCCTTACAATTTTTCAATCAGATTCGAGACATTGTGTCTTCCatgtctgcatggaatgcaattATATGTGGATTAGCATCACACGGACATGCAAGTATGTGCCTAGAGGTTTTCTCTGATTTGCATAGGTATGGTATTAAGCCCAATCCAATTACATTTATAGGAGTCCTTAGTGCTTGTTGTCATGCTGGGCTAGTGGATCATGGGCAGAGAATATTTCGAAGCATGAAGAGTGTATATAATGTTGAACCAGATATCAAGCATTATGGCTGTATGGTTGATCTTCTCGGAAGAGCTGGGTTATTAGAAGAAGCTGAAGAACTAATAAGGAGCATGCCAATAAAGGCTGACGCCGTAATATGGGGAACTTTATTAGCAGCATGCAGAACTCACGGAAATGTAGATATTGGAGAGAGGGCTGCACAGAGCTTAGCCGGGGTGGCACCATCTCATGGTGGAGGTAAAGTTCTCCTATCAAACATATATGCAGATGCAGGAAGGTGGGAAGATGTATCATTGGTAAGAAGAGTATTGTGGAGTCAGAGAATGGAAAGAATGCCTGGGTTCAGTGGTGTTGTAAGATAG